TGTGTTACGCGATAAAAATCAGCGTCCGGGAAGGAATCCCAAGACGGGAGAGGAAATTCCGATTACCGCGCGTCGCGTGGTAACTTTCCGGCCGGGTCAGAAACTTAAAGCCAAGGTCGAAGCTTATGCTGGAAGCGACTGAATATAAGCAGCTTTCCGCAATACCAACCAAACGATATTTCACCATTGGCGAAGTAAGCGAGATGTGCAGCGTCAAGCCGCACGTGCTGCGCTATTGGGAGCAGGAATTTCCTTCTCTCAAACCCGTCAAACGGCGCGGCAATCGGCGCTATTACCAACGCCACGACGTAATGCTGATCCGGCAGATTCGCAGTCTGTTGTATGAGCAAGGTTATACGATCGGCGGCGCGCGTCAGAAACTCACCGGTGTCGCCGCCAGGGAAGATAGCGCGCAGAGCCAGCAAATCGTCTATCAGACCCGCCTGGAACTCGAAGAACTCCTCGATTTTCTTAGCCGCTGAGCCCACATTAGTAGGTTGCAATATCATCGCCGTAGTCTATCCTTGACCCTTCATCGGGGCGTAGCGCAGCCTGGTAGCGCACCGCAATGGGGTTGCGGTGGTCGGAGGTTCAAATCCTCTCGCCCCGACCAAACAAATCAAACCGTTGAGCTGTAAAAGAATTGCTCTAAAGAAAGCCTCTTTTTGCGTTAGTCCTTATTAAGCCAGCGAGTGCAGGGCAGCAGGACCCCTAATCTCATTCCTCGGGTCGCTGCCTTAGCCAAGGAGTAGTGTTGTGCGCTCTGACATGAGGTTGCGTGGCAGGTGCAGGCTGATTTGTAATCAGCAGGTCGCGGGTTCGACTCCTGTCCCCGCCTTCAATAAAACAATGACTTACGTAACAGCCGCACGAGATAGTGTCCGCAAAAAGGTGGCGGTATGAGCCGCCAACGGAAAGCGAGTGATGTCCCGAACAATACCGCCATTTGAGCAGGCCAAGAGCGTCGCTGCCGGAAAATTACGAGCGTGCGAAAGCAGCGCTTGCGCAGTGCGATGAGATCGATGAGTGCATGGACTGGGGCGAATAAGTCCGCAGCTTTGGCAAGCTACGCAGCGCAAGTCAAAGACCCGACATTGAGAAACTATGCCAAACGCATTAGAGCGCGTGCGATTCGGCGTTCTGGGCTGTTGCTCGATGAAGTTTTGAGTCGCAACGCGGTGAAGACCGAAAATCAAACTGTGTGCGCCTACAGTTTGATCGCACCACGGTGGCGCGAAATTCCGGGCTATCTGAACACCAGCAAAACCAAGCGATTCGGGTAGCGCGCGTACCTCAGGAGCAATTCGACCGGCAGGTCGAATTCGATAATCCAGCGACTACCACAGCGCTTGCGGCACAAGGCGCCCCGCGCACGCGTGCTTTAAAGCCGGTTTCTGGTCCATACCCGAGCATTGATGACTTACGACTTCTGATGCAGAACGCAGAAGATATAGAACCTGCGGATTGGATGGGCGTTATGTGTGAGGCTGCTAGGGCGAAGGCGAACCAAATATTGACGCGCGCAAACCCTGAGCAAGATGATATATAACGCGAACAGGGATCCCGCCCGCCACAAAGCCCCGCCGACGCGGGGCCATGTCGGGAAGCTATCCACGCGGCCCCGGTCGATCAGCCGCGCTGCCTGATCCACTCCCTCAGTTTCTCCTGCTCGCGGCGCTCCCTATCGATCTCGCGCTGTGTCCATGTGGGAAAGTCAAATCCCTCGCCGGCCCGACCATATCCGGCAGCAGCTACCGGAAGACGTCGTGTTTATCCTGTTCGGCGCCGTGCCGGTTGTGCTGGCGGTGCTCGTCGCCTATGTCCCCCTCTGGACGGATCGAGGAGCGGCCATAGCAGCGCGGGTGCAATCATCGTCGCCCACGGCAGCCCATCCTCAAGCAAGTTTTCGCGCACCACGCGTTTAGGACGAGATGTCTTCGATGGGATTAGCCATCACGAGTCGATCCGCATGAGATTTGCCAATCTCCGCCGGCTGGAGTCGCCGCTGATCCTGCGGCGGGCGCGCGGTCGCACGGCCTGGAAGCGCTGGACATTTGAATCGGCCGCGGAGGATCGCTAATGGAGTTGGCTGGGTGCTTGGCAACCCTCGTTTTCGGGCGAAAGTCGAGACGCTTCTTGGGTCGCCAGGCTTCGCCTTTGCCCCAAGGCAGGCCAAGGCGGAAAGATAATCGTATCTGACTCTAAATTATTCTCTGGATCGTGCATTTCCTGCCGTGATCGACGGCTGGTAGCGGCAAAAAAAGGTGGGGCAAATAAGGGCCCCACCCTCAACGTTGCCGTCGCTAGTGAGAGATTAAGGCACGTTGCTCACCGTCTCACAGTTCACCGCGGTATCGGTGCCAGTCCGTCCGTCACACGCATCAGTGCCATCGCCGCCGTCGATTTGGTCACTGCCTTGGCCGGCTCTGATATTGTCGTTACCGAGGCCGCCGCAGACTTTATCGTTGCCTTGTTTAGCCTGGATGATGTCATCGCCGCCCAACGCGTTGATGACGTCCGCCCCCGGAGAGCCGAGCAAGGTCTCGCCAAGTTCGGTGCCCGTGATGGTGGCGACCGACCCCAGGCACGTGCCATCTACCGGCGTCGGGGTTGGCGTTGGCGTCGGTGTGACCACCTCCAGCTCGTACGCCCCGATGTCGCAGGCGACGCCCTGCGGGCGTGTGACTGCGCGTTGGTCGGTGGCAGGTGGCGGACAGCCTACTGTCACCGCGTTCAGCGCCGGGCTGCCGGCGACCAGCGTGTGAGTCTGAGTTAAACCCGGCGGGTTACTGAGAAGCGTATCCAGGATATCCGCGCCTACGACGCCAGCGGGCGGCACAACATTGTTCGCCCCCGGCAGAAATCCCACTACCCCCGAATTGCCGTTGAACCCGAACAGGTTGAAGTTGGCCACGACCGAGCCCGTAGAATGGAAGATCTCCCGTCCTAATAGAGTGCCGGCATTGCCCGAAATCAGCGTGCCTCGCAGATTGAGCTCCCCAATATTGCCCACGCCGGCACGCAAGGTGGCGGCGTGTCCAACTTTTCTACTACCGGCAGTTAGCCTGATCTTCAGCACCGTGACGGATAATTCCGCGCCCACCCGGGGCGGCGGCGGAATTACCCGACACTGTGCTATTAATGAAAGTGGAGGTACCTCCCTCATTGTCTATGGCCCCACCCAATGCGTTTGTCTGGGGAGATCAGCGGCGGCGGTTCCATAACTATCTGTCCGAAAGGCCTGGATCGCATGGAATCATGCTCCACGATTTATCGAAGTGAATTCCGTA
This sequence is a window from Gammaproteobacteria bacterium. Protein-coding genes within it:
- a CDS encoding MerR family transcriptional regulator, producing MLEATEYKQLSAIPTKRYFTIGEVSEMCSVKPHVLRYWEQEFPSLKPVKRRGNRRYYQRHDVMLIRQIRSLLYEQGYTIGGARQKLTGVAAREDSAQSQQIVYQTRLELEELLDFLSR